The DNA window GTCCTAGATGTATTTTACCTAGGGAAATTGCTTAGAAAAAGGCGAAaagaaattaatcaaaataggGATCAAAAGTCACTAAGTTTAATTAAGTATCCATTTCaatcatataaaaagaaacatgTCTAATACCCTACAACAATTGCTACCCAAAATATCTTGTAGCTTACTATTTAACAATACCAGTAATTAGTAGGTGTTTGGACATTCGattgaaattatgagatgaaattaaCATTTAGAGATGTGATTTTATTGgtttcatatcatgagatgaaatctcaaatcttcaaaaatcattgtttgaatttttttaaatacaaaaattgatccataaatttatattttgtaaagaaTAATCACACATATacatctactaaccatttattaaTATGTAATAAGATTTATAATTCATATAACTACTCCTACTTTTTAAACGATTTATATCTCATATAATGATTATTCTCACTTACAtagaatttattattacttcaaatgaatttctactctaccattatttatattcaccaaattcattacatgtttatcaaatatatttaccaATCAAATTGAACAACAAATGACTTAatgtaacaatgttggttcgtcttctcaaacatataaacaacaaaagaaagttTAACTTGAGAAGATTATTCATACaaatgtgggaggattatattaaaaacAGTACACCATaacttatgtttatttatttttattaaattaaagtttgatcaatAAAAGTTGTATTTCTTAAGAATATATTTGTGATAGtgtattatgcgattttataaacttatacttatttgataaaattgtaTAATGAATTGGaacaatttcaataataattttataacttGTGAGATTCTTATATTCATACAAGATAAAAAGTTCAAATCgcatatttaaacaaaattttaattttattccataattttatatcatgatttcatacaGTATAATCAATGGTTCCTAAATCTAATCTAGTTTGACAAGAAATAGCACAAAAAGTTAGGAGAGTTGGGACTTTAAATGCTAATTAATGTTTCCACCACCCCAGACCCAGGcgaaaggagaaaaaaatctgtgtcaaattataaaataggaaaaaggatttgaaaaatattttaattttgattgaaattgttgttatgATAACAAATTTTATGGAGGATCTTTtgccccctgcactatttaatagtgtattttaaaggcaTATATGTGCatgcccacgtggacacgttactatttgtaattatgcaatatttatgatgtccacgtgggtatataaatacctttaaaatacactattaaatattccgggggtaaaaggtcctttccaaagtttgatatcgtaacagcaatttcgACCAAAGTTCAGatttatttcagacatttttccctataaaatataacttgtatgcaaaaatttatttgatatatttttctggtttatttttatagaattaAAATCTATTGAGTAATTCAATAtagatataatttttatatatagaaaaattaattttaaaaatctaataatCAATTCGatataatttaatcaattaagtcgatttcttaaataaaaaaatcatcgacatttagatggacacaaattgtGTGGTAATAGTAATGCAAACTGCAAAGAATAATTGAAGGgcttcaaatattaattttattttacataaattAGTACTGCTTTTCTTTTGGTAGGTTTAAAAATGGAGTTAAAACACTATTGACAATTATATTGTCTTAATGGAATAACtgtctcttttattttattttatttatgttttcaaGGTGCAGCTTAAATATGCAAGCATTAAGTTTTCTAGATAAATTCATAGACTCCAATGAAAtattccctccgtccctttttatatgtcatcattttctataaatagttggtccataatacttgtaatttcataaaatcaatgcataaataatcatattgttccttttttaccctAGTGAGTTATTAGCTTTGAAAACGtacatttgaccaacttagaaaaactaagtaaatgattcatgttcattgattaaattaattaatcaaaataaattaattcatattcattgattgaaaacttgagttccaaaaaaattaaataagggtagaaggataaaattatatcatttcttaatgcaaatacaaagtaaaaaaaataacatataaaaagaGATGAAGGGAGTAATAAAAAGTCCGAAAATAAACACTGAAAACTTTGCGACAAGATTTTCAGTACTACTAAGTACTATGCAGTGATCTCATATCTGTTTGCCTAGTTTGATAATGTCTTATTTCAGGACATTATTAACTCGGAAAAAAAATGctacataataaaaaataattcatcttGAACAATAAATgtctttcacattcatatataataatatgtgatttttttatttctaaataataaatattttcaaacaaaacACTTCAACATAAAAAGCgtattcataaaaatatttgaaaaacaaaaaaaaaaaaagaattgatagCATTAAAGGCTTTTTAACAATTGACTAGGACAAATCTTAGAATAAGTCAAGTATAAATCGATGTCAATCAAACAATTAAATCTAGACTAAGTTGATGTTATGTAATGTAGTGGGAATTTAGGAATATTTATAAGTATTAGGTAAGACGTATTTGTTGATAATTCGGCGGGTTGGATAGTTGCCCAAGTAAAGCAcccaaaattattaaatgtcGCGATCTAccttatattaatttttgacGTATAACGTATTGTATCTTAAATGCATTATTTAGTAATTCACATTAAACAGGGATGAATTTTAAACAAATATACATTTTAGATTAAATCTTCTAAATTCTTCTTTACGTGTATCTATCGTAAACAATACCCACATAAACATTATTTGATCTTCAATAACACAAGGTTACTTGTTTATCTTTCTGATTAGGTTGACTGTCATTTATTTTGTCTTAGTTGTATTGTATTAGGACATTTTATAGTGTTGAGTTTCAATTCAACATCcaatttttaaggaaaatttcACTTTTCAACTATTCAAGTAAGAAAGGTCAAGTGATCTGTAACTTAATTAAGTATCacacatataaatatatatctgTTGAGCCCAAATATCATGCAAACTAAGCTTATTATTTAAGTGGAGCCCAAACATCATGCAAAAAGAACCATTTGATgatgttttgatagtttttcatGATCACTTAAAAGGAAATTAGTGTCTTTGCATcaaatgagaaaagaaaaatgaatatgTTGATTGAAGCTATATAGAGCGGGGTTAATTAGGACTAAATAAAACAAGGCGAAGCTGAATTTAAGCAAGataaaattttagcacaaaaaaatttaaaccaTCCCGTTCCATTACCATCCCTAAGAAAAAAGAGAGGACAATCCACTTGAATTACAAGCGTTTGCAACTTGATTTTCCATTCAGCaaccaaaaccaaaaagaaaggaagaaaaaggtCCAGAGGTAATGGCAGATGGACCCTTTAGTAAAGGGTGTCACTGTCATTACGTACCACcttatcaacaacaacaacagaaATAATTTCTTATATACTAAATGAGGAAAGCTCTATCAACAAGGGTTATGGTGGAGTGATAAGTACTTCTTCATCTATAATCAGAGATCTCGATTGAGTTTGCGTTCCTTTAGATATGGAGCCGTCTTTATTAGGGATCGCTTTATCGTTCAATGTGGGAAGGACTTTTCGGcgcgaattcaaatttaattggtCTCTAATATGGATACCAGACACTGaataagaaaccaaaaaaatgagaaaatttatAACTTTATCCCATAATCATGCCTTTAATCGTCCCAACCTTTCATTTtcccaataaaataaaaacttgtgtgtaaataatatttaataataacagTTTAAGTATTTAATATTATAAGTGACATCTGAAAATGATATACTATGTATACTGAAAATAACAATGCACATACACCAATTAAGAACAAAATTTTACTACTTGAAATTCTACCCACGTCATAAAAAAAGAGTTATAATACATAAGTCTTCAACGTTAGGAGAGATTGATTGTTGTCCTCCATCATCATCAAGTATATACTACGGGGTATTTGCTTGTAAATTATCTTTAATAATCAAAGTATTCTTTGAACCAAGTGTGCctaaagaacaattttttttagaatgaagcctgtattttttatttatttataatgtaTTTATTTGTAACAACTTTTAAAgcgatagaaaataaattacaatcataaaaaaactaaatgaagaAACATAGTTTTATTCATCGAGATTGTGAGTACAAATCTGTTGATCTTTTGATTCTTCTTtcataagatttatccatgattcaaAGACATTTAGTGATATATTTCTTGAAATAggatgattttgatttgatttctttaTGAATATTCTATGAATTTGCGGAATATTCGAGATATTTGAAATGCTTTTTCAAGGGAATATCGTATTttttatataggcatgaactagaATTTAGGATTTAGTAGCCACCAAAAACTAATTGAAATTGAACATACCTTGTAGAATGCGTCCCTACTCGAATTAAACACATTTTTAGAATCCCACAAAATATCAATGTCTACCATATTCAttttagaaaatgattttttccttttcatagTTGTTTGATGGTGACCTCTTTCAATTTGGTAGGGCGACGAAACACTACTTCAATGTAAAATTAACTTCATAATACTTAAATGATAAGAGTGTTTAAATTGAAGGTGTACACAAATGAATGTTTTCATGGTACAAACactagattttttttcttagataACGATAAAATTCATTTATGACGAGAAAGCGTATGTGATTTGCTCAAGTTCACGGTGGACATCTCTTTCTATCTAGAATAGTGTAATTAACACCTTCATTTAACAACAACATATTGAGTATATTACAATCTCATAAATATAGATATGTAAAAGTGCTATGTACGCAAACTTACCCTATTTTATAAAGAGAGAAATTACTTTTGCTAATTTTTTATAAGCTCAAACAATACATAATAAAATCAAGTatcaaaagaaatacaaaaataaatcagTTATGCTTAATCCCCATATTGAAGTGGCAATTTCTAATtgttcaaataataataaaaatcttgCCTAATATGAGAGGGGGTTATATATGGCCTTAAGTTAAAAAATGGGAATTGTTTTATCTAAGAGTCTCGTTAAGCCCTAGTTTTATTATTTAAGGATTATTGTTGAAccctttaaaattattaatgaatATTCCTTATAATAATAAAGTAACACCAAATTTAATTTGCTACTGTTTCGTTAGTAATTAAACCTTAACAGGGAatttacaaaattttcaaaagttagGTGGTCGAAACATCATATTAAAGAGTTTAGAGAGGTTTCcaaatgagaaaaagaaaagaagggaCCATGAAAACGCAAAGGTTTTACATTAGTCCCACAAAGTTCGTCGGCGGCAGAAAAACGGTGGCCGTGAAAAATGGGGAAGAACGGGAAGAAGAAAAGTCACCAACAGAACCGTAGAGATAGAGCTTACTATCTTGAACAGGAAGAACCAGAATACCCAGTTACCCCAACTATTGAGTCCActcaagaagatgaagaagagagTCAAGATGATCTCAGTTCTTCAATTTCAACCAATGATATCCCTTCAAAGTTTTCATTATACCAACAATCTGTGCAGGCAAGAATACCTATTTGccaaaatcttttctttttaactaaTTAGACAAACTGGAGTAACTTGATTAGTATCTTTTTATTATTGCAGTCACCAAAAGGGGATATAAGTTATCTGCAGAAATTCTTCTTGATGTACGTAGGTGGGAGGGTGCCCCTTCATTTCCAGGAAGATTTCTGCGGAACTGCTCTTTTGAGGTATACTTTGAACTACCCTGTGTACTTTTGAGGAAATTATTGGCAATTTTAGCTTATTTGCTGCTCATATGCTCTTTATGTTTAAGTTTCTTCATTATCTATTTGTACGTTGCTTGAATATATAAGAAACCGGAAATTGAGCGGATTTTGGCAAGTAAATTATTGCTGAAGATTTAGTTAAAGCTGATGTAATTACATGCTAATATCTTTAGACTACAAGATTTAAGTCATTCTCTTATGcaattcttgaaaatatttaatgtaGCTTAGTGATTTAAAATGGGTTTTGATGTACTTTGCGCCACTAAAATTAGCTGCTGGATGGTAGGTAATGAGTGGTCATCCTGTTGAAATCCTTATGGGACTTGATTTCAGTTAGATATTTGAGCAATTATAAAGATGCAAGTCCATGGCTGCTGGCCTGCTAACCGATAGCTGGTTAGATTTATGTCCAAGATTTTGAGGTGATGCAGCAGCAGAAGGCTCGTCATTTTAGATTATCTGCTTTAATTAGTTCTTCTCTGTGGCTGTCtgttttataattatattttacttgtAGGGTGACAATTTCTTGTAGCTTGATAATGTTGCAAATGGAGTTAAATTTCACCTATCAAAAACACATGTTATCCAAAAAgtgatttgaaatttttggtaCTAACGTTGTTGATAGCCAGCATTTATTCCCACTGAATATAGAATGATATATTCTCTTGATTGATGCCTTTCTTTCTGGAAATAGAGTATTTTTGCAATTGTTATTTCTTTCAAACTAATATTTAAGCTTACTCCTCAATTTCTATATCAGTTTGTCTCCATGTTGAACTAATGATAGTTTTATACTTATTAGCCATACTTGTCACACTTGTTCATTGAGACCAAACACTAGATGATTTCTTCTCATCTATCCAAGTTTTGGTAATGGTGGATAGAGTTAACCACACGTACCCCatgaaattagtcgaggtgcgcgcAAATTTGCCCAGACACCATggttatcaaaaaatataattactgCATAGTTACAACTTATTTCCTGTGCAACTTCATAAGCTAACTCAACTGTTATTGTGTAACACCACCTATCCTGATGCATTTTGGCAGTACCGAATGGCTCCATAGTGATGCTAGGCGCACTGCTATTGGATTAGATTTAGACGTTGAAGCACTTGATTGGTGCATGGAGAACAATGTGAACAAAGTTGGTGCTGATGTCTCTTCCAGAATATTTCTGTTTCATGGTAATGTGTTGCAACCTCTTGAGGCCAAATTGGTTAACGTCGCTACTCAATATCTCATGCAAAATGTAACACTAGGAGATAGTGAAGATGATTCTCCTGATCACAAATTGATGAAAGATTTTCAATTTCCTGCAAGAGATATAGTTTGTGCTTTTAACTACAGTTGTTGTTGCCTTCATACTCGCCAAGAACTAGTTTCATACTTAAAACATGCCTTAAGTGCTCTGAACAAGAAGGGTGGTATATTTGTGATGGATCTATATGGAGGCACATCAGCAGAGCATGAGCTAAGGATGCAGAGAAAATTTCCAAACTTCACAGTATGTCTATCCAAACTAAAGATGATCGTTGTCTTCTTTCATTGGAATATGTGTACTAGAATCTGGATTTTCACTTTCTTGCCATATTCTTTGTTATTTGATTTCAGCAtataaattttttcttctcaCTTCCTTTTCAAGACAATTCGGAACAGTGCtataatgaaaaaatttcaatgtcGACATGTCAATTCTGAGGATGCTCGCATTTCTATGCATTTTTCGTCATTAATTTTTTGGGTTGTTCCTACTTATGATCCATTTCTTTCACCATTTATTGCATTAAAACTCCATTTATTGCAATGACACAGTTAGTCAACTTGCTAGTAGAGCCAACAGTTCCAAAATGGAAACCCCTCCATGATCTATCATCCTCAATTGCTATCACCAACCCCATAGCTCCTCCTCTGTAATAGACATGCAAAACTTATTTCAGTGTTATTAattataaaacacataaaacctTACATGTACATGAAATTTAGTATCATAATctttacaaagaaaaaataaattgtataatCTTTGTTGGCTGTCATTTATTTTAAGGTAAAGACTGTATATTAAATAAACGAGTTTTAAGGCAAGACTGTATATGGCTGTCATCTTAAACAAACGAATTTACATCAAAATGGCTTACTACTTGATGACAACTGGCCTAACATATAATTGCAACTGGTCATGTAATGGGGACAGGAAAGATATCCTTACTAATGTTGATGTCATGTGCTAGAGCTTAGTTCCTTTGGTTAATTGCTTCACTTAGAAAAGAACATGCACGCCCAGAAGTATGCTTTTGTAGCGAATTGCTGGCTTTAGGTTTCTTTATGGCATAAATTGATATATTATGATGCATCTGGATGAACGGGGTCCTTCTCTGAAAATACAGACGGTGAGCCATCACCAAGCCTGTGGGCCGGCTATCCTATGTAATAAGTAACCCTTTTATTTGTAAGAACTGTTACTTCCTTGAGACATTCACTAAATGATTGAATTGTAAACTGTGCTGTCTGTTTCACAGTATGTTTGGGAGCAAGCTGAATTCGACATCATTAAGCGGAAAACAAGGATCAGCCTCCATTTTAATCTGCACAAGCCACAAAGGAAAATTCGCCATGCATTTTCTTATAGCTGGAGACTGTAAGTCACTTCCTCCTCTATTATAGAGAAAAGGTCACATCCTCATATTCTATTATGGTACTTTTTCTATTGCTGCTGTTCACTTAATAGCATGAAATGTATTTCTTGCGTATAGGTGGTCATTGCCCGAGATCAAAGACTGCTTGGAAGAAGCTGGATTTCAGTCAGTCCACTTCTGGATCCGACATATGCCTGACAGCGAAGATATCAGAAGCACATATGGGCTTGCTGCTGGGCGAGACATAAAATATGAAGAGGTTACAAGTTTTCAACAACAAGATTCATGGAACGCATACATTGTAGGTGTTGCATAGCTGCTATATCTGCCTTGTTTTCATGAAAGTGGGCTTAGGTAAGACGTTATTCTTCATTTCGTCGGAAGCTAGATCAGTAGATTAAATTACttgtggtttttttttaatacaattttagtGCACAAAAAATGTTGTACCCTCATCTATAAGTTTTTTTAACTAGGAATTAATTCAGTTAAGCCCCCTGCGATCTCTGAATATAGTGCCTCAGTTCTTGATTGAGAAGTAGGCTTATAAACTTCTTAGTATTACAAAGACTTTCAGTTTACTCAGATAATTAGATAGTGAGTCCCCAACAATCACATGAGCAAAATTGTTACCATATACCTCCAAGAAAATTGGATTAGCGACGGAcaaattttgtagctaaacaacaaaaaaaatccatCACTAATCCAATCTAGCGACGGAATTTTGTTAGCTATATGCGGAACTGCTAATTCCAGTTTTTCTTTTAGTAATTAGAATTTAGAGGCGTACTTTGAGAAAAAAGGAATAACAGTGAGTGAGTAGGAGGTTCCCATATTCATACCATATATGGTTTGTTGATTTACTTGATTCCAGAATCGAACAAGTTGATTTTGGATAGGAAATCATgtctaattatttgtttaaacaTACTCTTTGTTCGTTTTGATATGAGGAAAATTCTTACTTCCAGTATAGTTTTCGAGACATTTAATTTTTAAGGAAGGAATAATTTTATCTTATCTGACTCTACAAATTGAACAAACTGACGAGACAAGCATTGTCATTGTCATTGATAAATTTTGACTGCATCATTGCTGTAATCATCCATTTATTCCAAAGGCGTGCACTTGACTGAAAAGTAGTAGTACAGAACAGACTACAGTAGTATTTTTTGAGtgataaaataatgataattgaTAGGTGAAAGGAtctaaaattattattggaTTCCTCCTGTTGAGCGTGCTcgattaaagttaaaaaatgaaaacacaagttcctttaatttgaaaatcaaaCATCCAATTGTTTTTTTGGTAAACAagtaaataaatcaaaagaataCTACTTTTTGTTAAAGCTCAAAATTTCGAAAAACGATTACACTTCACTATTAACGACTTGACTATATATTATCATCAAAGATGGTAAATTCCTCTTCATCATTAATTAAAGTTTCGAATGTGAGTCTTAATAGATTCGTCTTTGGTAAAAAAAACACTTTATCTTCCAAAATTATATGTGATAATTCGAGTCCGCAATATGATCCATCCAAATATTTGAGATtatggattttttatttttttttataaccgagaaatccgtcagTGACTCGCCCTTTGGATCAATCatagccttctaaactcggtggataatgggcccgctcCTCTACCCTTCTTCACTTAAATAcagggcttcgctttgcatggtgtggggcttgaacctgcgacctaagccacaaatcctccaccttttgccactcgaACTAGGCCTTGGGGGCAGATTATGGACTTTAAATTCTAGAAAAGACACCAGTGAGTTTTGAATTAATCATTTATAAATTTTACTACTCATACAAAATTATTGTCAATATcgtatttaaaattataactcCACCTTTTAAGCCTAAAGTGGTATGCGGgtaaatgaagaaaaaagaaactttgATCAGCTAAATTTATGTGGCGTGTTGACTTATTAAGTGTCAAAGTAAAAGATCTCTTCGTTATAATGAAAGGATAC is part of the Solanum stenotomum isolate F172 chromosome 8, ASM1918654v1, whole genome shotgun sequence genome and encodes:
- the LOC125874671 gene encoding uncharacterized protein LOC125874671, with amino-acid sequence MGKNGKKKSHQQNRRDRAYYLEQEEPEYPVTPTIESTQEDEEESQDDLSSSISTNDIPSKFSLYQQSVQSPKGDISYLQKFFLMYVGGRVPLHFQEDFCGTALLSTEWLHSDARRTAIGLDLDVEALDWCMENNVNKVGADVSSRIFLFHGNVLQPLEAKLVNVATQYLMQNVTLGDSEDDSPDHKLMKDFQFPARDIVCAFNYSCCCLHTRQELVSYLKHALSALNKKGGIFVMDLYGGTSAEHELRMQRKFPNFTYVWEQAEFDIIKRKTRISLHFNLHKPQRKIRHAFSYSWRLWSLPEIKDCLEEAGFQSVHFWIRHMPDSEDIRSTYGLAAGRDIKYEEVTSFQQQDSWNAYIVGVA